From Aurantimicrobium sp. INA4, one genomic window encodes:
- the yidC gene encoding membrane protein insertase YidC — MDIIGAILWPIKWAIELILVSFHWLFTTLGMDPDAGATWVLAIVGLVVVVRAALIPVFVRQIKSQRKMLEIAPDLKKIQDKYKGKKDQFSREAMSRETMELYRRTGSNPLSSCLPLLLQMPIFFGLFSVLNDVAVKQGAAGVGPMNAELAQSFYNASLFGVAPLHTTFVQAMNANPPQVSVMVIAMTMVVLMTASQFITQLQIVSKNMSEETKASPAFRQQRILLYILPLVFAFSGFTFPLGVMFYWLVSNFWTMGQQFIVIRNMPTPGSQAAKDREERLARRGKLPKGTPEVIEIEEPKPAQRVQPVSKNRAKKSGKKK; from the coding sequence ATGGATATTATCGGCGCTATTCTGTGGCCAATTAAGTGGGCCATTGAACTTATCTTGGTGTCCTTCCACTGGTTATTCACCACTCTTGGAATGGACCCAGATGCAGGTGCTACTTGGGTTCTCGCTATCGTCGGACTTGTTGTTGTCGTTCGTGCAGCACTCATTCCCGTCTTTGTTCGTCAGATCAAGAGCCAGCGGAAAATGCTGGAGATTGCGCCGGATCTGAAGAAAATCCAGGATAAATACAAGGGCAAGAAGGACCAGTTCTCACGCGAAGCAATGTCTCGCGAAACCATGGAACTTTATCGCCGCACTGGAAGCAACCCTCTGAGCTCCTGCCTGCCGCTTTTGTTGCAGATGCCTATCTTCTTTGGCCTTTTCTCGGTACTTAACGATGTAGCAGTCAAACAAGGTGCTGCTGGTGTTGGTCCCATGAACGCCGAGCTTGCTCAGTCGTTCTACAACGCGAGCCTTTTTGGTGTGGCCCCACTTCACACGACCTTCGTTCAGGCAATGAATGCAAACCCACCACAGGTTTCGGTCATGGTTATTGCCATGACCATGGTGGTTTTGATGACGGCATCGCAGTTCATCACTCAGCTGCAAATTGTTTCTAAGAACATGTCCGAGGAAACCAAGGCAAGTCCTGCTTTCCGTCAGCAGCGCATCTTGCTTTACATCCTCCCCCTCGTCTTTGCCTTCTCGGGCTTCACTTTCCCTCTTGGTGTGATGTTCTACTGGCTTGTATCCAACTTCTGGACCATGGGGCAGCAGTTCATTGTGATCCGCAACATGCCCACTCCTGGTAGCCAGGCAGCAAAAGACCGCGAAGAGCGCCTAGCGCGCCGCGGCAAACTACCCAAGGGAACCCCTGAAGTTATTGAGATTGAAGAACCTAAGCCAGCACAGCGCGTACAGCCCGTGAGCAAGAACCGCGCTAAGAAGTCCGGAAAGAAGAAATAA